A part of Crassostrea angulata isolate pt1a10 chromosome 5, ASM2561291v2, whole genome shotgun sequence genomic DNA contains:
- the LOC128185373 gene encoding cell death abnormality protein 1-like: protein MHYMFVLYMLVLKIQFAIVCEVGRVGSNCDVYCHYPNYGKDCQLRCYCSKEYCNSATGCEVSFKYTIPNPTEEIGSSNKISPKIAVNVSPMSTIVIPTTTKDVRSTANTLPIFIYECDIGRTGPNCEAICRYPNYGMDCQHLCNCIQEDCDPAYGCQNKYML from the exons ATGCATTATATGTTTGTGTTATACATGTTGGTTTTGAAAATACAATTTGCGATTG TTTGTGAGGTTGGGAGAGTTGGATCAAATTGTGATGTATATTGCCATTATCCAAACTACGGAAAAGATTGTCAGTTAAGATGTTATTGTAGCAAGGAATACTGCAATTCGGCTACTGGATGTGAAG TAAGTTTCAAATATACTATACCAAATCCAACTGAAGAGATCGGATCATCGAACAAAATTTCTCCAAAGATTGCAGTAAATG TCAGCCCCATGAGTACTATAGTTATACCAACTACAACTAAGGACGTAAGGTCAACTGCAAACACTTTGCCAATCTTCATTTATG AATGCGATATTGGGAGAACTGGACCAAACTGTGAAGCAATTTGTCGCTATCCCAATTACGGAATGGATTGTCAACATCTTTGTAATTGTATACAGGAGGACTGCGATCCAGCTTATGGgtgtcaaaataaatatatgttataa